Proteins encoded in a region of the Lepisosteus oculatus isolate fLepOcu1 chromosome 23, fLepOcu1.hap2, whole genome shotgun sequence genome:
- the wnt4b gene encoding wingless-type MMTV integration site family, member 4b, protein MPGVSPVRVRLHRLLLLLWATNTMATNWLSLVRQPLPRPLPDSAACGRLRGLTPGQVVVCRARGEVMESVRRGAEMTIDECQHQFRNRRWNCSTTPRGSSVFGRVLSQGTREAAFISALSAAAVAVAVTRGCSRGELERCGCDRKVRGVSPEGFQWSGCSDNLSYGVAFSQTFVDEPERARGLSSGRSLMNIHNNEAGRKAILHNMRVECKCHGVSGSCELRTCWKVMPPFRRVGSVLKERFDGATEVRVSRVGSRRALLPRDPLVKPPSARDLLYLAPSPDFCRLEPQNGIPGTAGRRCNGTSRLAPDSCEVVCCGGRSRSSRAEVVQRCSCTFSWCCSVRCQQCRNTVLLHTCQD, encoded by the exons ATGCCAGGTGTCTCTCCAGTGAGGGTCCGTCTGCACCGCCTCCTCCTGTTGCTATGGGCAACCAACACCATGGCAACCAATTggct GTCGCTGGTCAGGCAGCCGCTGCCTCGCCCTCTCCCGGACAGCGCCGCCTGTGGCCGCCTGCGGGGCCTGACGCCGGGGCAGGTGGTGGTGTGCCGTGCGCGGGGGGAGGTCATGGAGTCCGTGCGCCGGGGCGCGGAGATGACCATCGATGAG TGCCAGCACCAGTTCAGGAATCGGCGCTGGAACTGCTCCACCACTCCCAGAGGAAGCAGCGTGTTTGGGAGGGTGCTGAGTCAGG GCACCCGGGAGGCGGCCTTCATCAGTGCCCTGTCCGCGGCCGCGGTGGCCGTCGCCGTGACCCGGGGCTGCAGCCGGGGGGAGCTGGAGAGGTGCGGCTGCGACAGGAAAGTCCGGGGGGTCAGCCCTGAGG GGTTCCAGTGGTCTGGGTGCTCTGATAACCTATCCTACGGGGTGGCATTCTCACAAACCTTTGTCGATGAGCCGGAGAGAGCCCGGGGCTTGTCATCAGGGCGATCGCTGATGAACATCCACAACAACGAAGCTGGAAGGAAG GCTATCCTCCACAACATGCGCGTGGAGTGTAAGTGTCACGGCGTCTCTGGCTCCTGTGAGCTGCGCACCTGCTGGAAGGTGATGCCCCCTTTCCGGCGGGTGGGCTCGGTGCTGAAGGAGCGCTTCGACGGCGCCACCGAGGTGCGGGTCTCCCGCGTGGGCTCGCGCCGCGCGCTGCTACCCCGGGACCCCCTCGTCAAGCCCCCCTCGGCCCGCGACCTCCTCTACCTCGCCCCGTCTCCCGACTTCTGCCGGCTGGAGCCCCAGAACGGCATCCCGGGCACGGCGGGCCGGCGCTGCAACGGGACGTCGCGGCTGGCGCCGGACAGCTGCGAGGTGGTGTGCTGCGGGGGTCGCTCGCGGAGCTCGCGGGCCGAGGTGGTCCAGCGCTGCAGCTGCACCTTCTCCTGGTGCTGCTCGGTCCGCTGCCAGCAGTGCAGGAACACCGTCCTGCTGCACACCTGCCAGGACTGA